From the genome of Labedella gwakjiensis:
ACCGACGGCTACGACCTCGACGATCTGTCGGCGAGCGCGACCGAGCTGTGGCGCGACGCCGACGGCGCCCTCGCCGCGTATCCGTTCTCCACGTCGCCCTTCGTGGTCTTCGCGAACGACGACCTCCTCGCCGAGGCGGGAGCGCCCACCGCGGCCGAGCTGCAGGCCGACGGCGACTGGAACTGGGAGACGATCTCGGAGATCGGCTCGCAGGTGAACGCCGCCACCGGAAAGGCCGGCTTCGTCGTCCGCGACTTCGAGTACACCCAGTGGGACTACCTCTCCACGGTGTGGGGCGGCTGGGGTGCAGAACCCTGGTCGGAGGACGGAGCGGACTGCACCATGGACTCCGACGAGATGGTGGACGCGTTCACGTTCCTCCACGACGCGGCATTCGACGCGACGTCGATGCCCGGCCCGGGAAGCACGGCTGACTTCTTCGCCGGAGACGCCGCCTTCACCGTGACCCAGATCTCGCGCGCGTCCCTCCTCGAGGAATCGGGCATCCAGGCATGGGAGCTCGCACCGCTCCCCGAGGGACCGGCCGGCGAGTACTCGATCATCGGCCAGGCCGGTGTCGGGGCCCTCGCCCAGGGCGAGAACCCGGAGGAGGCCGCCGAGTTCATCGCGTTCTTCACGAACCCGGAGAACTCCGAGAAGCTCGCGCAGTACTTCCCCCCGGCCCGGGAGTCGCAGCTGAACGCCGAGACCCTCGTCGCCGCGAACCCCGTCCTCACAGAGGAGCAGCTGTCGGAGATCGTCGTCCCGGCTGTGGAGTCCGGTGAGGTGCGCCCGTCGCACACCGGATCGGCTGAGATCCAGCAGGCGGTGCGCTCGGCCCTCGACGCCCTCTGGGTCGCCGACGCCGACATCCCCGGCACCCTGTCCGCCGTGTGCGAGGCGATCGACCCCCTCCTCGAACAGTGAGCGGAACCATCGATCGCGCGCCGGTGGCGCTGAGCGGAGCCGCAGCCCGCGGCGCCGCTCGCGCCACCCGGCGCCGCCGGCGGACGCTCGCCGGCGGCGACACCCTCGTCGGCTACCTCTTCGTCGCACCGCAGGTGCTCGGGATCGTCGCCTTCGTCCTCGTGCCGCTCGCGCTCGTCGTCTACTACAACTTCCACGAGTGGAACGTGCTCGCGAACACCTTCACGTTCGTCGGCACGGAGAACGTCGAGCGACTGTTCTCCGACCCGAAGGTGGCGCCCGTCATGGGCGCGACGGCGGTGTTCTCCGTCGGACTCGTCATCGGCAACCTCGCGATCGCCCTCCTGCTCGCGGTCCTGCTCAACCGGAAGGTCCGCGGGATCACCTTCTTCCGGACGCTCTTCTTCTCCCCCGTCGTCGTCTCGCTCGTCGCGTGGACGATCGTATGGGGCTTCCTCCTCCAGGACGACGGCGGGATCAACGGGTTGCTCCAGCTCATCGGCGTCGACGGTCCGAACTGGCTCCGCGAGGGGCCGACGGCCATGGCGAGCGTCATCGTCGTGCAGATCTTCAAGAACGTCGGACTCAACATGATCCTGTTCCTCTCCGCCCTCCAAGGCGTTCCGAAGGAGGTCACGGAGGCCGCGTCGATCGACGGCGCAGGTGCCGGACGCATCTTCACCCGGATCACCCTCCCCCTCATCTCGCCGACCATCCTGCTCACGACGATCATCACGATCGTCGGGTCTCTGCAGGTCTTCGCGCAGATCGCCGTGCTCACGCAGGGCGGCCCGGGCATCTCCACGACGGTGCTCGTGTATTACCTCTTCCAGCAGGCGTTCGAGTTCCACCGGTTCGGCTACGGATCGACGCTCGCCCTCGTCCTGTTCGTCATCGTCCTGCTCCTCACCGTCGTGCAGTGGCAGCTCCGCCGGAGGTGGGTCTTCTATGAGAACTGAGCGTCGCCGTCGCCCCGCCGTTCGCGTCCTCTTCTACGTGGGGATGTCGCTGCTCGCGATCCCCTTCGTGTTCCCGACGTGGTGGATGATCACCTCGTCCTTCAAGCCCATCGGCGAGATCTTCTCGTTCCCGCCCACGCTGTGGCCGCAGAACCCCACGGTTCAGCCCTACATCGACGCGTTCACCGAGCAGCCGTTCCTCCTGCAGTACTGGAACAGTATGTACATCGCCGTGGTCGTGACGCTCGCGACGATGCTGTTCTCGGCCATGGCCGGTTACGCCTTCGCCCGCATCCGGTTCCCGGGGGTCAACGCGCTGTTCATGGTCGTCCTCGTCGGGCTGCTGGTGCCGTCCGAGGTGACGATCGTTCCGCTGTTCCAGATGTTCAACCAGCTCGGGCTCGTTAACACGCACTGGCCGATCCTGCTCGTGACCACGTTCGGAGCACCGAGTGTGCTCGCGACGTTCATCATGCGGCAGTACTTCGTGACGCTGCCGGTGGAGCTGGAGGAGGCCGCCCGTATCGACGGCCTCGGACGGGCCGCGATCTGGTGGCGGATCGCCATGCCGCTTGCGAAGGCCTCGCTCGGCGCCGTCGCGATCTTCACCTTCCTGCACACGTGGAACCTCTACCTGGAGCCCACCGTCTACCTGCAGAGCCCCGAGCTCTTCACGCTGCCGCAGGCTCTCACCCGGTACACCGACGCGTACGGCGGACAGATGTGGAACGTGCAGCTCGCCGCCGCCACCATGACGGCCGTGCCCGTGCTCATCGTCTTCATCCTCGCTCAACGTCAGTTCGTCGAGGGCCTCGCCCAAACCGGGCTGAAGGGCTGACCGGGACCTTCCCGACCGGCCTCCCCGCACCACTCATCTCCCCACCGTCGACGGCGACGATGCTGTCGGCACGACCCCTCCTGGAGGGAACATGTCACGTCATCCCCGTCCCCGTCTGCGACACCTCGTCGCGACGGCCGCCGCCGCGGCCCTGGCTCTCGGGGCGGTGGTCGCGGCTCCGGCCGTGCCCACCGCCGAGGCCCTGGCTCCGCTTCCCGTGTTCACCGAGGCGGGTGAGATCACCGTCGATTCTCAGCTCACCTACAACCCCACGGGCGAGCAGATCTTCCCGAGCGTCCTGCACGCGTCCGAGTACTTCGCGAACCCCCTCGGCGAGTGGTACCTCTACTACGCACCCCACGAGAACCCCGGCGGCATCTCCCTCATGTACGCCGACGACCTCGACGGACCCTGGACCGAATACACCGCCAACCCGGTCGTCGCCAACGTCTGGCAACCCCACTACTCCACGTACCACGTCTCCAGCCCCGACGTCATCTGGAACACCCAAGCCGACAAGCTCTTCCTCTACTTCCACGGCGGAAACGACGTCACCCGCATCGCCTCCTCCGACGACGGCATCACCTTCGACTACGAGAAGATCGCCGTCAGCAACGCCATGGGCGGCACCGGGGTGACCGAGACCTCCTACGCCCGGGTGTTCCCCCACCCCGACCCGGCGTCGGCCTACGAGTACGCGATGTTCTACATGGACAACGTGAACAACAGCCGCCGCATCCGCGTGGCCGAGTCCGTCGACGGGCTCGACTGGGTCGTCCGCCCGACGCCCATCGTGACGGGCGGTTCGGCTGAGGGCGCCAACGTCTCGTCTGCGAACCTCTGGGAGTGGGAGGGACAGCTCTACGTGATCTACCACGCGACCACGAAGAAGATCCTCGCGCGCACGATCGACGCCACGCTCACGACCACCGGCCCGGCTGCTCTCCTCTATTCCCTTCCGACCGCTGCTCCGAACGGCGGCGCGTTGCGTGTGGCGTCACCGGAGATCGTCTCCGCCGAGGGGAAGACGTACCTCTTCTACGAGCGCGGCGACCGCCTGGACGCCACCATCTCGCATGCGGTCTCGGACGCCTACCCGAGCGACCAGCCCTTCGACGTGGATGTGACCGCCACCTCGAGTTGTGCGAACGGCGTGGCGCGAGTCGTCGCGAGCGCTCACAACGAGTCGGGTCGCGCCGTCGACATCCGTCTCACGACGCCTTTCGCCGACCGGAAGTTCACGGGCGTCGCGAACGGGGCCACGGTGTCGCCGACGCTGTCCGCCGGGGCGGCATCGGTCGCGGCCGGTTCGGTCACCGCGTCGCTCTTCGTGCGCATCGACGGCGTCGCGAAGACGGCCACGGTGACCGCGCCGTACGCCGCGATCACCTGCTGACGCGCCTCACCCCCTTCCCCAGGTCCTGCGTTTGAGCGCGTTTACACCGGTGTATCGGTGTAAACGCGCTCAAACGCAGGATGTGGTGGGAGCGGAGGGGCGGGAGCGGGTGAGGAGGGGAGGCGGGTCAGGCGTTGAGCGAGTGGAAGCCGGCCTGACGGACCGACTCGCCGAGGAGCACGAACCCGGCCACTGCGAGAGTGAGGGCGGCCGCGGGAACGTAGAGCAGGTGGGGAGCGCTCGAGAAGTACGGCTCGGCCTGCGAGAGCTGGAGCCCCCACGAGAGGGCGGGAGCCTGCAGCCCGATGCCGAGATACGTCAGCGTCGCCTCGCTCGCGATGACCGCCCCCACCTGGAGCGTGCCGAGCACGATCACGGGACCGATCGTGTTGGGCACGACGTGGGAGAGGAGGATCCGCCACGTCGGCAGGCCGAGCGCGCGCGCCGCCGTCACGAAGCTCCGCGAGCGCACCGAGATCGTGGACGTCCGCATCACCCTCATCGCGGACGGCCAGGAGAACGCGATGAGCACGGCCGAGACGAACCAGACGTTCCGGCTCTCGATCGAGTTGAGGACGAGGACCGCGCCGAGGAGCAGCGGCACCGAGACGACGATCTCCGAGATCCGCGACAGCACGGTGTCGACCCAGCCGCCGAAGTAGCCCGCGAGAAGACCGAGGACGATTGCGATGAGCGCCGTCCCGAGCGTCACGACGATGCCCACGATGATCGAATTCGCCGCGCCGTAGACCACGCTCGCGTAGAGATCGCACCCCTGGATGGTGAAGCCGAACGGGTGCCCGCTCGCAGCGTCCGGAGCGCCGCGCGAATTCGCGAGGTCGCACGCGCGCGGGTCGCCGTTGCCGAACAACCCCGCGACGGAGGCCGGCCACACCGTGATGAGGACGAAGAACGCGACGAGCACCCCACCGATCCAGAACTCGGGGTTCCGTCGCAAGCGCCGCCAGACGCGGTTGCCGCGAGGACGGACGTCCAGGGTCTCGTCGGCGAGGATGGCGATGTCGGTCATTGGCTGATCCTTGGGTCGAGGACGCGGTGCAGCAGGTCGACGAGCACGTTCGCCACGAGCACGACGAGGACGCCGGCCGTGACGA
Proteins encoded in this window:
- a CDS encoding ABC transporter substrate-binding protein, translating into MTSAKKLSATAAIAVAALALSGCAGSTGGGASADDPVSLRMTVWTSNEDQLALFDSIAEEYMADHPEVSDITFDPLDFESYTTTLTTQLAGGNPPDMAWVLENAAPDFVSSGALVPLDDVLSATDGYDLDDLSASATELWRDADGALAAYPFSTSPFVVFANDDLLAEAGAPTAAELQADGDWNWETISEIGSQVNAATGKAGFVVRDFEYTQWDYLSTVWGGWGAEPWSEDGADCTMDSDEMVDAFTFLHDAAFDATSMPGPGSTADFFAGDAAFTVTQISRASLLEESGIQAWELAPLPEGPAGEYSIIGQAGVGALAQGENPEEAAEFIAFFTNPENSEKLAQYFPPARESQLNAETLVAANPVLTEEQLSEIVVPAVESGEVRPSHTGSAEIQQAVRSALDALWVADADIPGTLSAVCEAIDPLLEQ
- a CDS encoding carbohydrate ABC transporter permease, producing MSGTIDRAPVALSGAAARGAARATRRRRRTLAGGDTLVGYLFVAPQVLGIVAFVLVPLALVVYYNFHEWNVLANTFTFVGTENVERLFSDPKVAPVMGATAVFSVGLVIGNLAIALLLAVLLNRKVRGITFFRTLFFSPVVVSLVAWTIVWGFLLQDDGGINGLLQLIGVDGPNWLREGPTAMASVIVVQIFKNVGLNMILFLSALQGVPKEVTEAASIDGAGAGRIFTRITLPLISPTILLTTIITIVGSLQVFAQIAVLTQGGPGISTTVLVYYLFQQAFEFHRFGYGSTLALVLFVIVLLLTVVQWQLRRRWVFYEN
- a CDS encoding carbohydrate ABC transporter permease, producing MRTERRRRPAVRVLFYVGMSLLAIPFVFPTWWMITSSFKPIGEIFSFPPTLWPQNPTVQPYIDAFTEQPFLLQYWNSMYIAVVVTLATMLFSAMAGYAFARIRFPGVNALFMVVLVGLLVPSEVTIVPLFQMFNQLGLVNTHWPILLVTTFGAPSVLATFIMRQYFVTLPVELEEAARIDGLGRAAIWWRIAMPLAKASLGAVAIFTFLHTWNLYLEPTVYLQSPELFTLPQALTRYTDAYGGQMWNVQLAAATMTAVPVLIVFILAQRQFVEGLAQTGLKG
- a CDS encoding ABC transporter permease, with protein sequence MTDIAILADETLDVRPRGNRVWRRLRRNPEFWIGGVLVAFFVLITVWPASVAGLFGNGDPRACDLANSRGAPDAASGHPFGFTIQGCDLYASVVYGAANSIIVGIVVTLGTALIAIVLGLLAGYFGGWVDTVLSRISEIVVSVPLLLGAVLVLNSIESRNVWFVSAVLIAFSWPSAMRVMRTSTISVRSRSFVTAARALGLPTWRILLSHVVPNTIGPVIVLGTLQVGAVIASEATLTYLGIGLQAPALSWGLQLSQAEPYFSSAPHLLYVPAAALTLAVAGFVLLGESVRQAGFHSLNA